From a single Anomaloglossus baeobatrachus isolate aAnoBae1 chromosome 4, aAnoBae1.hap1, whole genome shotgun sequence genomic region:
- the LOC142301610 gene encoding regenerating islet-derived protein 4-like: MAAFSCCVFAIMAFLFIMVGITEGASVRSSCPPGWFFYRSHCYAVGKHPAKWADAEYECGSYGHGAHLASIMDDSEAAIIASHVSANQDSEGVWIGLHDPDKNGRWKWTDGSMFNYRAWKNGVPDNSKGKEYCVALVSGSKYKKWNDVGCGGLRNYICKFQP; encoded by the exons ATGGCTGCCTTCTCGTGCTGCGTCTTTGCTATCATGGCATTTTTATTCATTATGGTGGGGATCACAGAGG gTGCTTCTGTTCGCTCTTCATGCCCCCCTGGTTGGTTCTTCTACAGATCACACTGCTATGCCGTTGGGAAGCACCCAGCAAAATGGGCTGATGCAGAG TATGAGTGTGGAAGTTATGGGCATGGAGCTCATTTAGCGTCTATCATGGATGATTCTGAAGCAGCCATTATTGCAAGCCACGTATCTGCTAACCAAGACTCAGAAGGAGTGTGGATAGGCCTACATGACCCTGATAAG AATGGCCGCTGGAAATGGACAGACGGATCCATGTTCAATTATCGTGCCTGGAAAAATGGTGTTCCAGATAATTCCAAAGGAAAAGAATATTGTGTAGCATTAGTCAGTGGATCAA AATATAAGAAATGGAATGATGTTGGATGTGGAGGACTCAGGAACTACATCTGTAAATTCCAACCTTGA